The genomic stretch GTGTAAACTTCACATCTTCTGCGATCTCATAGCCTTCCGGTGCTGTGATCTCACGCAGGATCAGTTCTTCCCCTACCGGAAGTTTCTCTACCAGATGCGGTTTTCCATCTGTTACCCACTCTTCCAAAACTTCACCCTCTTTATTTAAGATCTGAAGCTTGGCTCCTTCCAGTTCCTTTCCGGTGGTGAGGTCTGTTTTGGAGATTTCCACTTTGGAATAGGTATCTTTC from Desulfovibrio desulfuricans encodes the following:
- a CDS encoding SpaA isopeptide-forming pilin-related protein yields the protein KDTYSKVEISKTDLTTGKELEGAKLQILNKEGEVLEEWVTDGKPHLVEKLPVGEELILREITAPEGYEIAEDVKFT